In the genome of Bacteroidales bacterium, one region contains:
- a CDS encoding chorismate synthase has product MNVFGKIFRISIFGESHGNLIGITLDGCPAGININPEEFNTDLSRRKSGKIGTTPRKELDHPEFVSGIYQERTTGAPITILFKNQNTQSKDYKDFLQKPRPGHADFTAHHKFGGFNDHRGSGHFSGRLTLGLVAAGVIAKKVIFPVFVNAKLTEAGGMQDIDQAIQYALQNNDTIGGLIDCKVENVPVGLGEPFFDSVESLISHGIFSIPAIRGIEFGTGFQASEMLGSEHNDSIITKEGKTETNHAGGINGGITNGNDILFRVAVKPPSSTPKKQQTLNLETNQMEDIEVKGRHDACIALRMPVIVEAITAVVLADLMLLEQKTPRVFE; this is encoded by the coding sequence ATGAACGTCTTCGGCAAAATATTCAGAATCTCGATATTCGGGGAATCCCATGGCAACCTGATAGGCATTACGCTTGACGGATGTCCTGCCGGGATCAATATCAACCCGGAAGAGTTCAACACGGACCTTTCCAGAAGAAAAAGCGGAAAAATAGGCACGACCCCAAGAAAAGAGCTGGACCATCCTGAATTTGTAAGTGGAATCTACCAGGAAAGAACCACCGGGGCTCCCATTACCATATTATTCAAAAATCAAAATACCCAATCCAAAGACTATAAAGATTTTCTTCAAAAACCCAGACCCGGCCATGCAGACTTCACAGCCCACCATAAATTCGGCGGTTTTAATGATCACCGGGGCAGTGGGCATTTCTCCGGCAGACTGACCCTTGGACTTGTGGCAGCCGGCGTCATTGCCAAAAAGGTTATTTTCCCGGTCTTTGTTAATGCTAAGCTTACTGAAGCCGGCGGCATGCAAGATATAGACCAGGCCATTCAGTATGCGCTCCAAAACAATGACACCATTGGAGGATTAATTGACTGTAAAGTAGAAAACGTCCCTGTCGGCCTCGGTGAACCATTTTTCGACTCTGTGGAATCCTTGATCAGCCACGGCATATTCTCTATACCCGCTATTAGGGGAATCGAGTTCGGAACAGGTTTTCAGGCTTCTGAAATGCTGGGAAGCGAACACAACGATTCCATTATCACCAAAGAAGGGAAAACAGAAACCAATCATGCCGGAGGAATTAACGGAGGCATCACCAATGGAAACGATATCCTATTCAGGGTTGCAGTCAAACCCCCATCCAGCACTCCTAAAAAACAACAAACACTGAACCTCGAGACCAATCAAATGGAAGACATTGAAGTGAAGGGTCGGCATGATGCATGTATCGCATTACGCATGCCCGTAATTGTGGAAGCTATTACCGCTGTCGTGCTTGCCGATCTTATGCTGCTGGAACAAAAAACTCCACGGGTATTTGAATGA